Genomic segment of Dactylococcopsis salina PCC 8305:
CTGATCAGGTTAGCCCCCTAACCCCCAATATTGGGGGAACGTAGAACGTAGGTTGGGTGGAGTTTACGAAACCCAACCTTTCAGTGACCAGTGACCAGTGATCAGTGACCAGTGATCAGTGACCAATGATCAGTGACCAGTGATCAGTGGCCAGTGACCAGTGAACAAATAACAAATAACGAATAACAAATAACAAATAACAAATAACAAATAACAAATAACGAATAACAAATAACGAATAACAAATAACGAATAACAAATAACGAAATTTGGATAGTTAAGATGAATTGGACAGACTATCACGGGAGATTACATAAAACTCTCCGTCAAAGACGGTTACTCCCGAAACAATCTCGTTTATTAGTCGCTGTGTCTGGCGGACAGGATTCTCTCTCTCTCTTACAGTTATTGTCTGATTTAAAACCAAAATGGGAGTGGGATTTAGCAGTTGCACATTGTGATCATCGCTGGTCGATCGATGCGGGAATGGCGGATCATGTGGAGACAATTGTCGAACGTTTAGGGATGACTTTTTTTCGGATCACCGCAGAAACTCCAGTGGAAGCAACGGAAGCTAGTGCGCGATCGTGGCGGTATCAAGTGCTGAGAAACTGTTGCGAAGAAAATGATTATGATTATGTTGTTACGGGTCACACTAGCACCGATCGAGCGGAAACCCTGCTTTATAATTTAATCAGAGGAAGTGGTAGTGATGGGTTACAGGCGTTAACTTGGGAAAGACCCCTCACCGCAAACATCAATCTTGTGCGTCCCTTGCTTAACTTTTCTCGTGAGGAAACGGAACAATTTTGTGAACAAATGCAACTTCCAATCTGGAAAGATATCGCCAATGATAATCTCAACTATGCCAGAAATCGTCTCCGCAAACAAATTTTTCCCCAACTCAA
This window contains:
- the tilS gene encoding tRNA lysidine(34) synthetase TilS, with protein sequence MNWTDYHGRLHKTLRQRRLLPKQSRLLVAVSGGQDSLSLLQLLSDLKPKWEWDLAVAHCDHRWSIDAGMADHVETIVERLGMTFFRITAETPVEATEASARSWRYQVLRNCCEENDYDYVVTGHTSTDRAETLLYNLIRGSGSDGLQALTWERPLTANINLVRPLLNFSREETEQFCEQMQLPIWKDIANDNLNYARNRLRKQIFPQLKAHFNPQVEIALSQTADVLQAETAYLQQLATELYEKAYHSKQSLCREPLKTAPVALQRRVMRLFWHTYFKNTHAPSFQQIEELTALIDAPNRSQTSSFPKNIYAVVESDLISFKSFV